The following is a genomic window from Dermatophilaceae bacterium Soc4.6.
GAGGTTCGCGATGTGGTTGCGCACGGTGTGCACGCTGACCGTCAGCGCCGTCGCGATCGCCGCATTCGACATCCCCTGCGCGAGCAGGTCGAGGACCTCGCGCTCGCGGTCCGTCAGATCGGACCCGATCGGAGCGGGACCACCGCGGTGCAGACGCGGCAGGATCCGGGCCAGCAGCTCGGGGGAGATGACCGACTCCCCGGCGGCAGCTGCCCGCACTGCTGCAGAGACCTCGTCGACGCTGCGCGACTTCGACAGGAAGCCGTAGGCGCCGGCCTCGATGGCGGCGAGCAGCAGGTGGTCGGGGGCGCTGGCCGTGAGGACGACGATCTTGACCTCGGGTCGCAGCGCGAGCAGGCGGGGGATGGCGGCGATCCCGTCGCCGTCGGGCAGCCGGTGGTCGAGCAGCATCACGTCGGGAGCGGTCGAGACCAGCATCTGGGCGGCCTGCTCGATGGTCGTGGCCACCCCGGTCGTCTCCAGGTCGTCCTCGGAGTCGAGCACGACCGCCAGACTGCCGCCCAGCACCTCGTGGTCGTCGACGACGAGGACCCTCACGGTCACGGGCGTGGGGTCACCCGGCCCGTCGTCGGGAGGTGAAGCGGTCACGGGGCTCCTGTTCTGGACGGGAGTCCACGCCTGGAGGCGTCGATGCTGACCGGACGCGGGCTCGATGCCGATGCTCCCACAGAATGGACGGTTTTGTGATGGGTTCGACCTCACCCACCTCCGCGTCTCTAGTACCGACGCGTCACTCAGATGGCGCAATGGAGTCATGCTGCGCCCGCAGCGGCTCGCCATACTGAGGTCGTGGGCCTGTCTCGACGGCCCCGACCAGGCCCTGGGGGG
Proteins encoded in this region:
- a CDS encoding response regulator transcription factor, whose translation is MTASPPDDGPGDPTPVTVRVLVVDDHEVLGGSLAVVLDSEDDLETTGVATTIEQAAQMLVSTAPDVMLLDHRLPDGDGIAAIPRLLALRPEVKIVVLTASAPDHLLLAAIEAGAYGFLSKSRSVDEVSAAVRAAAAGESVISPELLARILPRLHRGGPAPIGSDLTDREREVLDLLAQGMSNAAIATALTVSVHTVRNHIANLSAKLGAHSKLEALSIAVNQGLVSRRDG